The following are encoded together in the Pseudomonas sediminis genome:
- the bglX gene encoding beta-glucosidase BglX: MKYLRKFALASALITPSLLAAAPSIDDKSAFIADLVGRMTLEEKVGQLRLISIGGDMPRERIREEMAAGRIGATFNSVVRPENRPMQEAALRSRLGIPVFFAYDIIHGHRTTFPIGLGLASSWDIPAIENSARIAAFEASADGLDMTFAPTVDISRDPRWGRTSEGFGEDPYLVSRIATAMVHGFQGKDPSDPQRIMASVKHFALYGAVEGGRDYNVVDMSPMRMYQDYLPPYRAAIDAGAGGVMVALNAINGVPASANTWLLRDLLRRDWGFKGVALSDHGAITELLRHGVAADGREAAKLAVTAGVGMSMADTLYDHELPALVRSGAVPQSVLDEAVTHVLNTKYDLGLFHDPFRRIGRAEDDPADVNAESRLHRADARAMARDSLVLLENHGDTLPLSKKTTVALIGPLADSPVDMLGSWSAVGVAEQAVTLRKGMEAALNGQGKLLYAVGANVTDDAHVINYLNQLNWDRPEVVLDKRTPQAMLEEAVRVAAQADVIVAAVGEARGMSHESSSRTRLDLPDSQQALLRALKATGKPLVLVLMNGRPLALGWEKENADAMLETWYSGIEGGNAIADVLFGEHNPSGKLPITFPRSVGQIPTYYNHLRLGRPYTPGTPGNYTSQYFEEPNGPLYPFGYGLSYSDFQLSAPKLSAERMTPGEKIRVSVTLKNAGPRAGATVVQLYLHDEAASVIRPVKELKDFRRVKLEAGEARELSFEIDETMLRFYNASLQHVSEPGAFRVQLGLDSESVQEARFELLPRQ; this comes from the coding sequence ATGAAATACCTGCGTAAGTTCGCTCTTGCCTCTGCCTTGATCACCCCCAGCCTGCTGGCTGCCGCTCCGTCCATCGATGATAAATCGGCCTTCATCGCCGACCTGGTCGGGCGCATGACCCTTGAGGAAAAGGTCGGTCAGCTTCGTCTGATCAGCATTGGCGGCGACATGCCGCGTGAGCGCATCCGCGAGGAGATGGCCGCGGGGCGTATCGGCGCCACCTTCAATTCGGTGGTACGCCCGGAGAACCGTCCGATGCAGGAGGCCGCACTGCGCAGTCGTCTGGGCATCCCGGTGTTCTTCGCCTACGACATCATCCATGGTCATCGCACTACCTTTCCCATCGGCCTGGGCCTGGCGTCCAGCTGGGACATTCCAGCCATCGAGAACAGCGCCCGGATCGCGGCTTTCGAAGCCAGTGCCGATGGCCTGGACATGACTTTCGCGCCGACCGTCGACATCTCCCGCGATCCACGCTGGGGACGCACTTCCGAGGGTTTCGGCGAAGACCCCTACCTGGTTTCTCGTATCGCCACGGCCATGGTGCATGGCTTTCAGGGCAAGGACCCCAGCGACCCGCAGCGCATCATGGCCAGCGTCAAGCACTTCGCCCTGTATGGCGCGGTGGAGGGCGGGCGCGACTACAACGTGGTCGACATGAGCCCGATGCGCATGTATCAGGACTACCTGCCGCCTTATCGCGCCGCCATCGATGCTGGCGCCGGTGGGGTGATGGTGGCGCTGAACGCGATCAATGGCGTGCCGGCTTCGGCCAATACCTGGTTGCTGCGTGATCTGCTGCGCCGCGACTGGGGCTTCAAGGGCGTAGCGCTCAGCGACCACGGCGCGATCACCGAACTGCTGCGCCATGGTGTGGCAGCCGATGGCCGAGAGGCGGCAAAACTGGCCGTCACCGCAGGTGTTGGGATGAGCATGGCCGACACGCTCTACGATCACGAGCTGCCGGCGCTGGTGCGCAGCGGCGCGGTACCTCAGAGCGTGCTGGATGAGGCCGTCACCCATGTGCTGAACACCAAGTACGACCTCGGCCTGTTCCACGATCCGTTCCGCCGTATCGGCCGCGCCGAGGACGATCCCGCCGACGTCAATGCCGAAAGCCGACTGCACCGCGCCGATGCGCGGGCCATGGCGCGCGACTCCCTGGTGCTGCTGGAAAACCATGGCGACACGCTGCCCCTGAGCAAGAAAACCACCGTCGCCTTGATTGGTCCGCTGGCCGACTCGCCGGTGGACATGCTCGGCAGTTGGTCAGCGGTGGGCGTGGCGGAGCAGGCGGTGACCCTGCGCAAGGGCATGGAAGCGGCGCTCAACGGGCAGGGCAAGCTGCTCTACGCCGTTGGCGCCAACGTCACTGACGATGCCCATGTGATCAATTACCTCAATCAGCTCAACTGGGATCGCCCGGAAGTCGTGCTGGACAAGCGCACCCCGCAGGCGATGCTGGAGGAGGCGGTGCGTGTGGCAGCCCAGGCCGACGTTATCGTTGCCGCCGTGGGCGAAGCTCGCGGTATGTCCCACGAGTCGTCCAGCCGCACGCGTCTGGATCTGCCGGACAGCCAGCAGGCGCTGTTGCGTGCGCTCAAGGCCACCGGCAAACCGCTGGTGCTGGTGTTGATGAATGGTCGGCCGCTGGCGCTCGGCTGGGAAAAGGAAAACGCCGATGCGATGCTGGAGACCTGGTACAGCGGCATCGAGGGCGGCAACGCCATCGCCGACGTGCTGTTCGGTGAGCACAACCCCTCCGGCAAGCTGCCGATCACCTTCCCGCGTTCGGTCGGGCAGATTCCCACCTACTACAATCATCTGCGCTTGGGCCGTCCGTACACGCCTGGCACGCCAGGCAACTACACCTCGCAGTATTTCGAGGAACCCAACGGCCCTCTGTATCCGTTCGGCTACGGGCTGAGCTACAGCGACTTCCAGCTGTCGGCGCCGAAGCTGTCCGCCGAGCGCATGACGCCGGGCGAGAAGATTCGCGTCAGCGTCACGCTGAAGAACGCCGGGCCACGGGCTGGCGCTACCGTGGTGCAGCTGTATCTGCACGACGAGGCCGCTTCGGTGATCCGTCCGGTGAAGGAACTCAAGGATTTTCGCAGGGTCAAGCTTGAAGCAGGTGAGGCGCGCGAGCTGAGTTTCGAGATCGACGAAACCATGCTGCGTTTCTACAACGCCAGCCTGCAGCATGTCAGCGAGCCAGGTGCCTTCCGTGTCCAGTTGGGGCTGGATTCGGAGAGCGTGCAGGAGGCGCGTTTCGAACTGTTGCCACGCCAATGA
- a CDS encoding glucan biosynthesis protein G: protein MGKAGKLALCVLPLLFAAQSWAFDLDDVAVKAKALAAESYSAPQSNLPAALRELPFAGYQKVRFLEEKAHWADGKTPFRLYFFHQGMHFDVPVKINEVTAEGTQEIKYDPSMFDFGDLNLNPDDLKDLGFAGFKVINEINTNGRHDEVMSVLGASYFRIVGKGQVFGLSARGLAIDTALPSGEEFPRFSEFWIEKPQPDRRSLVIYALLDSPRATGAYRMEIKPGRDSVLDVQSKVYLRENVEKLGIAPLTSMYLFGANQPWPRPNYRPQLHDSDGLAIHAGNGEWIWRPLNNPQRLNVSSYRIDNPRGFGLMQRGRDFNQYQDLDDRYELRPSGWVETVGDWGAGHVELVEIPTPDETNDNIVALWRPEKLPAPGESLDVAYRLHFSRDDAKLHDPQLAMVSQTRLSEGDIKQANLIRQADGSTALVVDFVGEELAKRSPDAAPTVQVSVDGNAELLEDSLRYNPVSKGWRLMLRIKVKNPAQPVEMRAALVEDGKPLSETWSYQLPSHE, encoded by the coding sequence ATGGGTAAGGCCGGCAAGCTGGCCCTCTGTGTGCTCCCGCTGTTGTTCGCTGCCCAGAGTTGGGCCTTCGATCTGGATGATGTGGCGGTCAAGGCCAAGGCGCTTGCCGCCGAAAGCTACAGCGCCCCGCAAAGCAATCTGCCGGCTGCGCTGCGCGAATTGCCGTTCGCTGGCTATCAGAAGGTGCGCTTCCTTGAGGAAAAAGCACACTGGGCTGATGGCAAGACGCCGTTCCGGCTGTACTTCTTCCACCAGGGCATGCACTTCGATGTGCCGGTGAAGATCAACGAAGTGACCGCCGAAGGCACCCAGGAAATCAAGTACGACCCGTCGATGTTCGACTTCGGCGATCTCAATCTGAACCCGGATGACCTCAAGGATCTCGGTTTTGCCGGCTTCAAGGTGATCAACGAGATCAACACCAACGGTCGGCACGATGAGGTGATGAGCGTGCTGGGCGCCAGCTACTTCCGCATCGTCGGCAAAGGGCAGGTGTTCGGTCTTTCCGCGCGCGGTCTGGCTATCGACACCGCGCTGCCATCGGGCGAAGAGTTCCCGCGTTTCAGCGAGTTTTGGATCGAGAAGCCGCAGCCCGATCGCCGCAGCCTGGTGATCTACGCACTGCTCGACTCGCCGCGCGCCACCGGTGCCTATCGCATGGAGATCAAGCCGGGCCGCGACAGCGTGCTCGACGTGCAGTCCAAGGTTTACCTGCGCGAGAACGTAGAGAAACTCGGCATCGCACCGCTGACCAGCATGTACCTGTTCGGCGCCAACCAGCCGTGGCCGCGTCCGAATTACCGCCCGCAGCTGCATGACTCCGATGGCCTGGCCATCCATGCCGGCAACGGCGAGTGGATCTGGCGTCCGCTGAACAACCCGCAGCGTCTGAACGTCAGCAGCTATCGTATCGACAACCCGCGTGGCTTCGGTTTGATGCAGCGCGGTCGCGATTTCAACCAGTACCAGGACCTCGACGACCGCTACGAGCTGCGCCCGAGCGGTTGGGTGGAAACCGTCGGCGATTGGGGTGCCGGTCATGTCGAGCTGGTGGAGATCCCCACGCCGGACGAAACCAACGACAACATCGTCGCCCTGTGGCGTCCCGAGAAGCTGCCGGCACCGGGCGAGTCGCTGGATGTGGCCTATCGCCTACACTTCAGCCGTGACGACGCCAAACTGCACGATCCACAACTGGCCATGGTCAGCCAGACCCGGCTGTCGGAGGGTGATATCAAGCAGGCCAACCTGATTCGTCAGGCCGATGGCAGTACCGCGCTGGTGGTCGATTTCGTCGGTGAGGAGCTGGCCAAGCGTTCGCCCGACGCGGCGCCGACTGTTCAGGTCAGCGTCGATGGCAACGCCGAGTTGCTGGAAGACAGCCTGCGTTACAACCCGGTCAGCAAAGGCTGGCGCCTGATGTTGCGCATCAAGGTCAAGAACCCGGCGCAGCCGGTGGAGATGCGCGCTGCCCTGGTCGAGGACGGCAAGCCCTTGTCAGAAACCTGGAGCTATCAGCTGCCTTCCCATGAATAA
- the mdoH gene encoding glucans biosynthesis glucosyltransferase MdoH: protein MNNTLDPTQIQEYLGELPLDHERQQALADRVEEEGGDLATLHRALHEDDLAAVEPLEETREMLDSVPARLALGWPDALERGCRIVQDHQGRPTIDSTPPITRTRMVPEPWQTNILERGWRRLKGEKPAPRPRTRESEDFAEERWRHVAAVRRTALLVLMITQTVVATWYMKSVLPYQGWSLVDLGLVFEQPLRESARQILPYVVQTSILALFALLFCWVSMGFWTALMGFFQLLKGRDRYSISASSCGDEPISPRARTALVMPIANEHVPRVFAGLRATFESLKATGQLDHFDFFVLSDSNDPDICVAEQQAWMELCREVEGFGHIFYRRRRRRVKRKSGNIDDFCRRWGSNYRYMVVLDADSVMSGDCLTRLVRLMEANPGAGIIQTAPKASGMDTLYARLQQFATSVYGPLFTAGLNFWQLGESHYWGHNAIIRVKPFIEHCALAPLPGTGSFAGAILSHDFVEAALMRRAGWGVWIAYDLPGSYEELPPNLLDELKRDRRWCHGNLMNFRLFLVRGMHAVHRVVFLTGVMSYLSAPLWLLFLVLSTCLLAIHTLMVPEYFLQPNQLYPLWPRWQPEEAVALFSATMTLLFLPKLLSVLLIWIKGAEAYGGRTRVLLSMLLEASCSVLLAPVRMLFHSLFVTAAFLGWSVQWNSPQRVDDSTPWSEAFRRHGTQVLIGISWTALVAWLNPDFLWWLAPIVVSLVLSPVVSVLTSRTGPGLAARRIKLFLIPEEHKVPVELSNTAEYEQLNSSRALRKGFLRAVVDPLYNALVCAMARARHAKVVPAAEALRNERIDEILSAGPEGKVEATRWRLLNDPDGMARLHARIWQEPQYHAWREALRDA, encoded by the coding sequence ATGAATAACACTCTAGATCCTACGCAAATCCAGGAGTATCTGGGAGAACTGCCGCTCGATCATGAGCGGCAGCAGGCCTTGGCTGATCGCGTCGAAGAGGAGGGCGGCGATCTTGCGACACTGCATCGCGCCCTGCACGAGGACGATCTCGCGGCCGTTGAACCTCTGGAAGAAACCCGCGAGATGCTCGACTCGGTGCCGGCTCGGCTGGCGCTGGGCTGGCCGGATGCGCTCGAGCGTGGCTGCCGCATCGTGCAGGATCATCAGGGGCGTCCGACCATCGACTCGACGCCACCGATCACGCGCACGCGTATGGTGCCGGAGCCCTGGCAGACCAATATCCTGGAACGTGGCTGGCGCCGTCTTAAAGGCGAGAAACCTGCGCCGCGGCCGCGTACGCGTGAGAGCGAAGACTTCGCCGAAGAACGTTGGCGGCATGTTGCGGCGGTGCGCCGAACCGCGCTGCTGGTGCTGATGATCACGCAGACGGTGGTCGCCACCTGGTACATGAAGTCGGTGCTGCCTTATCAGGGCTGGTCGCTGGTCGATCTTGGCCTGGTGTTCGAGCAGCCGCTACGCGAGTCAGCGCGGCAGATCCTGCCCTATGTGGTGCAGACCAGTATCCTGGCACTGTTCGCCCTGCTGTTCTGCTGGGTGTCGATGGGTTTCTGGACCGCGCTGATGGGCTTCTTCCAGCTGCTCAAGGGGCGTGATCGCTATAGCATTTCCGCGAGCAGTTGTGGTGATGAACCGATCTCGCCACGGGCGCGTACCGCACTGGTGATGCCGATCGCCAACGAGCACGTGCCGCGCGTGTTCGCCGGCCTGCGCGCGACGTTCGAATCGCTCAAGGCTACCGGGCAGCTCGATCATTTCGACTTCTTCGTTCTCAGCGACAGCAACGACCCGGATATCTGCGTGGCCGAACAACAGGCCTGGATGGAGTTGTGCCGCGAAGTGGAAGGCTTCGGCCATATCTTCTACCGCCGCCGTCGCCGTCGGGTGAAACGCAAGAGCGGCAACATCGACGACTTCTGCCGGCGCTGGGGCAGCAACTATCGCTACATGGTAGTGCTCGATGCCGACAGCGTGATGAGCGGCGATTGCCTGACCCGCCTGGTGCGCCTGATGGAGGCCAACCCCGGGGCGGGCATTATCCAGACCGCCCCCAAGGCATCGGGCATGGACACCCTGTACGCGCGCCTGCAACAGTTCGCCACCAGCGTCTACGGACCGCTGTTCACCGCAGGGCTCAACTTCTGGCAGCTGGGTGAATCGCACTACTGGGGTCACAACGCGATCATTCGGGTCAAACCCTTCATCGAGCACTGCGCTTTGGCGCCCTTGCCGGGCACTGGTTCTTTCGCTGGCGCAATTCTCTCTCACGACTTCGTCGAAGCCGCGCTGATGCGCCGTGCCGGTTGGGGCGTGTGGATCGCCTACGACCTGCCGGGCAGTTATGAAGAGCTGCCACCGAACCTGCTCGACGAGCTCAAGCGTGATCGTCGCTGGTGCCACGGCAACCTGATGAACTTCCGCCTGTTCCTGGTGCGTGGCATGCACGCCGTGCATCGCGTGGTGTTCCTTACAGGCGTCATGTCCTACCTGTCGGCGCCGCTATGGCTGTTGTTCCTGGTGCTGTCGACCTGTCTGCTGGCGATCCATACGCTGATGGTGCCGGAGTACTTCCTGCAGCCCAATCAGCTCTACCCGTTGTGGCCGCGCTGGCAACCCGAAGAGGCCGTGGCGCTGTTCTCGGCGACCATGACGCTGCTTTTCCTGCCCAAGCTGCTCAGTGTGCTGCTGATCTGGATCAAGGGCGCGGAAGCCTACGGTGGTCGTACGCGGGTGCTGCTGTCGATGCTGTTGGAGGCCTCCTGCTCGGTGCTGCTCGCACCTGTGCGCATGCTGTTCCACAGCCTGTTCGTCACCGCTGCTTTCCTCGGCTGGTCGGTGCAGTGGAACTCGCCGCAGCGTGTGGATGACTCGACCCCCTGGAGCGAAGCGTTCCGTCGTCACGGTACCCAGGTGCTGATCGGTATCAGCTGGACGGCACTGGTGGCCTGGCTCAACCCGGACTTCCTCTGGTGGCTGGCGCCTATCGTGGTGTCGCTGGTGCTGTCGCCTGTGGTCTCGGTGCTGACCAGTCGTACTGGGCCAGGACTGGCAGCGCGGCGCATCAAGCTGTTCCTGATACCGGAGGAGCACAAGGTGCCAGTGGAGCTGAGCAACACCGCCGAGTACGAGCAATTGAACAGCTCACGGGCTCTGCGCAAGGGCTTCCTGCGTGCAGTGGTCGACCCGCTGTACAACGCCCTGGTCTGCGCCATGGCCCGCGCCCGCCATGCCAAGGTGGTGCCGGCTGCCGAAGCGCTGCGCAACGAGCGTATCGATGAGATCCTCAGCGCCGGACCTGAGGGTAAGGTAGAGGCGACCCGCTGGCGTCTGCTCAACGATCCTGACGGCATGGCGCGCCTGCACGCGCGCATCTGGCAGGAGCCGCAATATCACGCCTGGCGCGAAGCGCTGCGCGATGCCTGA
- a CDS encoding cytochrome b, which translates to MSNLHDCAQRYGLVTRLLHWGMAIVLGWQFVTVLAHVLLEDSVLDKFAWGTHKATGLLLMVLVVIRLLWAFYNRNRRPAAVSIPARLGHLALYALLFVIPFVALLRQYGSGREFVAFGMTVMPGFDGKIEWMIAPAGLLHGNLGWLLLFMVIGHAAMAFVHRRQGGEDVLARMIGR; encoded by the coding sequence ATGTCGAATCTGCATGATTGCGCGCAGCGCTATGGCTTGGTTACACGCCTGCTGCACTGGGGTATGGCCATTGTGCTGGGGTGGCAGTTCGTCACCGTACTGGCCCATGTCCTGCTGGAAGACAGCGTGCTGGACAAGTTCGCCTGGGGCACGCACAAGGCAACAGGACTGCTGCTGATGGTGCTGGTGGTGATTCGTCTGCTTTGGGCGTTTTACAACCGCAACCGCCGTCCTGCCGCAGTCAGCATCCCGGCGCGCCTTGGGCATCTGGCCCTGTATGCACTGCTGTTCGTGATTCCTTTTGTCGCGCTGCTGCGTCAGTACGGCTCGGGCCGGGAGTTCGTGGCATTCGGCATGACCGTCATGCCCGGTTTTGACGGCAAGATCGAGTGGATGATCGCTCCAGCTGGCCTGTTGCATGGCAACCTGGGCTGGCTGTTGCTGTTCATGGTGATTGGCCATGCCGCCATGGCCTTTGTCCATCGCCGCCAGGGCGGTGAGGATGTATTGGCGCGAATGATCGGTCGCTGA